TGAGCCCTGAAGACCTGAAGTATCTTGGGTTTCTCAAGTACGCCAACTCCATAGTCGATGATAGTGATCGGTACTTCAAGTATCCGTGGATTTACTCGGATGTGGTCCAGGGAAATTCCCATCACTTGGCCCACCCGTTCTTCAAGCGGTTTATTTCCATCCGGGAAAGACAGAGCATCATCCAGCACATGATTCGTGCCTGGTTCGAGTTTGCAGAGGCCATCGACGTACCGTCTTGGGTCAACTACGGCTCCTTACTCGGGTGGGCCTATAACGGTGTAAACATGCCATGGGACACCGACGTGGATATCCAGTTGTCGATCCGTCACCTCGACTATTTGCTGCGGCACTACAACAACTCCTTGGTGCTTGAAAACCCCCAGTGGGGAAATGCAAAGTACTTGCTTGATATCAGCCCCACGTACGTGCGTCAAGGTAATGGCCGTAACTTCATCGACGGTCGGTTCATCGATATCAACTCAGGGTTATACATCGACATTTCGGCCTTGAGCCacaccaacttcaatccGCCTTCCACCTTGGCTGGTGATGATAACGACATATTGGTGCACTGTAAGCATTTTAACTGGCACTCCCTTTCAGAGATCCTTCCACTCAGGCACACATACTTCGAAGGGTCTTCGGTGTATATTCCTTCGAATATCTCGTCGATATTGGACCGTAAGTACGGTAAAGAAAGCTTTACCACCAAGTTAAACTTCATGGACTATAACTACCAAGATGACATCAACCTCTGGGTACCTGACAGTGTATGTGCCAAAAGTCCCGAGATCAACCGGTTCCAGTCGCTGTCCCGCACCCTGTTGACGTTGCCCGGCGCCTGTGACTCCCGGATGTTACAGGATGAGTACAACATTAACTATCAGTTTGGTCACAGACACTTGTTGTTAAACGCCGACATCGACCATCCTGTTGACTATAACATTAAAGACTTGGGAGATTTACCCATCACCAGAAAAGATACTTGGTCCTACTACCATGACTTGCACAATGGGCTTGTCCATAACGAAAACTGGTTTCACGAATATAATGACTGAGTATTTGCATGTATAATAATATATACCACATTTTTTTAGCAGCCTAAAGGTCGCGATCGCGACTGCGAGGTTTTTGTTAACATGGATCCAACCTCGTTTGCAAGTGTGTTAGAGGGCGTCAAGCGCATGCGAGAGCAGTATGCTGATGCCAGcgatgatggtgatgatgcGGACTCTGCCCCCAAGCGTCCTCAAACCGACAGCCCGCAACCCGATCAACTGCTCCCTTCATCTGCAACTAGTGCAAGTGAtgccacaaacacaagaaTCACAAATACAACCCTCCCCACACAACCCATGGTTCGATCGCTGCTACTGCCGCTGCCGGTGGGTGTCGGGCAGAGCTCTCGCCCGGTCTCTCGCCGCATTCAGCCCGCAGTTCAAATGTACTCCCAGATTCAAGTGGCCCCGTCACAGAAGGGAAACCCAGTCTTCCAGAGCTCCTTGCTTAAACAGAAGCCTATCGCGTATAATAAGGAAATCTTGTCTGACTACTACATAAACCCCACGCTCCAAGTGTtgtttctttcaatgaAGTATCATCAATTACACCCCGAGTATATATGGCGAAGGTGTAAAAAACTCAACCAGGGTTCTACGGTGCTGACCATTAAAGACAACGCGTGTAAGATTCTTTTGGCAGTAATCGACATCGAGAGTCCGCAAGAAGCGCTTCGcaagttgaacaatatCTGTATCAAGCAAGACTTGACGTTACTTATAGCATGGTCTTTTGAGCAAGCCGGTAACTACATCGCCATGTTGAAGGACAACGAgctttcaagaaccaaGGTGAACTTGACGATCCGAGGAGCCAAGCAGAGCgacttcaagtccaatttGACCGATACTCTCACGAGCATTCGAGCTATTAACAAGACAGACGTCATCAACCTCATGACAGAAATCGGCTCGTTCAAGGACATTGTGGAGGCTGATAACATCAAAATCCATGGTTTTGGTGACAGAAAGATCCTGAATCTCAAGGCCACCTTCAGCCAGCCATTCATCTTGAATAAGGAACAAACTCCAGATAATGAACCTGAACGACTGCAATAATGACCATCTGTGGTCTATGTACATTACTATATAGCTCTAAGTCAGGCAGCCGGCTTGGCATTCTCCTTCTCCATTTGCAACACCTTTGTTCTCAATGCCATATTTAACTGATTCAATATCTCGTTCTTCTGTACCaagatttctttcaacttggcgGAGTCTTCattcaatttggtgattttcGACGTATATACCCGCTTGGCATCCTCGCTGGTCTTCTCCACATAGTAGCCAGTACCAATGTCtaccaagaacttctctGGGTCTTGTACCTTGCCTGGCAAATACAAAGAACTTGTCAAAGGTACAAGCAACTGCTTGTCTTGCTGAGATTTCATGTTATCGATGCTGCTTATACAGTCTTTTAATTTAGACTGGGCCGTCTGTAATGCTTGTAGTGAGGACGTGAAGTGTGTGACCTCTTCCTCGGTGGACTTCTTGAGCTCTACAAGCTGTTGGGGGTGAAGTTGTCCCAAATCTATTCTCTGCGACATGGTGGACTTGGTTGAGGGTTTGGAAAATTTAGTTGCGAGATTTTCAGCCATGGGAAACGATGGAGGGACTATTGCAAAACGTCAggatatcatcaacttgtacaaaaaGGACATCGAGAAGCACCGTGGTGATTTACCAGAGGATCCAGTAGACTTATCCAGGTGTGTGCTTTCGCACAAGTCGTTGGTGGATGAAAAGGTAGTAGGAGACTCCAAGGGTAACATGATTCTCAAACAGCTGATACTTGAATTTTTGTTAGAGAAAACCTACAAAACAAATCAGCTGTTTGCGCACctcaagtctttgaatGATGTTCTCGATATAAACCCGGTTTTTGAGCACGGCCAGTTAGTCTGTCCTGTGTCAAAGTCGTCTTTAACGTTTGTCTACTTGAGGACTTGCGGGTGCGTATTAGATCACAAACTTATAACAAAGCTTGTGGAGCTTAAGAGCTTGAAGTGTCCAGCTTGTCAGACACCGTACGAAGAGGTTGACGTGGTAGTGATAAATCCTGGGTCTCAGGATGCTGAGGCGAATGAAGAACACTTGAAACTCCTTCTGTCGCAAGGCTTGCACCACACCAAGAAACCGGTGAAAAAGGGCAAGAAGTCCAAACGAAACCACACTACGAGTCTGCCGACAAAGAAACGTAAATTATAGGCTATGTACATAATAAGATATTGGGGCGTCTagttttctttggtttgttCAGGgtcaaacttcaacttgtttctGTTCATTTTGGCATAGTCGGAGTTCATGTagatgttgaaggaaataGAACCAAGTCCCACCACACAAATACCCACCAATCCAAGAACGGTGCTTCTGTGGATGATATCTGTTGCTCTGACTCTGAAAGGAAGTTGTTGTGACATTTTGAAAGTAGTGATGAAAATCAAGTGATACAGAAAACGAGCAGAGATTGGTGCGCACTGAGAATTTTATATTCTATAAACACAAATTAtatcaagtacttgataTACTCGTGGCCAACCAAGTCGATCTCCACGAGCACCGGATTGGAATATACCACTTGCAACAACCAGCTGCGATTGTATAACCTGAAAATATTGACCAACTCGTCGGCATTGGGGAACTGCTGAAACTGGCTTATTATGTAGTCCAAGATATCTTTGGCAAGTagattgattttgttcaatttcaatcCCGTGGAACTGAACAAGATCTTGCTATTTAACAGCTCTAATGACTGTTGGAACTTGGCAGTATCAATCGAGCCGATAGGCAATTGTTCGTTTATAT
Above is a window of Yamadazyma tenuis chromosome 1, complete sequence DNA encoding:
- a CDS encoding uncharacterized protein (COG:S; EggNog:ENOG503PBWK), whose amino-acid sequence is MTPLPRLYNKKLKFWLPLFLVVVCGLFQLHAVLLTPVNQQRLDLEALHLQRDSGFNPKLSTYSLYTFINKVHDGAKLHLHWDDLVDLSPGSSMVAQFRQIDDESRCSAEVEAFGSVNSYWLESYETKVLRSMANLFCLKDVPDRVFVRSPTGYLSVPVEGRRRYGSLLNTSFSNNDFMNEYNSLDANVNHYDFYPLNTLNKSVDIDVNQFYFDPEYEMIKLTQSQNKHQLSPEDSKYLGFLKYANSIVDDSDRYFKYPWIYSDVVQGNSHHLAHPFFKRFISIRERQSIIQHMIRAWFEFAEAIDVPSWVNYGSLLGWAYNGVNMPWDTDVDIQLSIRHLDYLSRHYNNSLVLENPQWGNAKYLLDISPTYVRQGNGRNFIDGRFIDINSGLYIDISALSHTNFNPPSTLAGDDNDILVHCKHFNWHSLSEILPLRHTYFEGSSVYIPSNISSILDRKYGKESFTTKLNFMDYNYQDDINLWVPDSVCAKSPEINRFQSSSRTSLTLPGACDSRMLQDEYNINYQFGHRHLLLNADIDHPVDYNIKDLGDLPITRKDTWSYYHDLHNGLVHNENWFHEYND
- the RAD10 gene encoding ssDNA endonuclease and repair protein rad10 (BUSCO:EOG09264DOU; EggNog:ENOG503NXVJ; COG:L), with amino-acid sequence MYSQIQVAPSQKGNPVFQSSLLKQKPIAYNKEILSDYYINPTLQVLFLSMKYHQLHPEYIWRRCKKLNQGSTVSTIKDNACKILLAVIDIESPQEALRKLNNICIKQDLTLLIAWSFEQAGNYIAMLKDNELSRTKVNLTIRGAKQSDFKSNLTDTLTSIRAINKTDVINLMTEIGSFKDIVEADNIKIHGFGDRKISNLKATFSQPFILNKEQTPDNEPERSQ
- the GIM5 gene encoding subunit of tubulin prefoldin (BUSCO:EOG092655L0; EggNog:ENOG503P452; COG:O) — its product is MSQRIDLGQLHPQQLVELKKSTEEEVTHFTSSLQALQTAQSKLKDCISSIDNMKSQQDKQLLVPLTSSLYLPGKVQDPEKFLVDIGTGYYVEKTSEDAKRVYTSKITKLNEDSAKLKEILVQKNEILNQLNMALRTKVLQMEKENAKPAA
- the rtf2 gene encoding Replication termination factor 2 (COG:S; EggNog:ENOG503NYBP), which codes for MGNDGGTIAKRQDIINLYKKDIEKHRGDLPEDPVDLSRCVLSHKSLVDEKVVGDSKGNMILKQSILEFLLEKTYKTNQSFAHLKSLNDVLDINPVFEHGQLVCPVSKSSLTFVYLRTCGCVLDHKLITKLVELKSLKCPACQTPYEEVDVVVINPGSQDAEANEEHLKLLSSQGLHHTKKPVKKGKKSKRNHTTSSPTKKRKL
- a CDS encoding uncharacterized protein (EggNog:ENOG503PSEG; COG:S), which translates into the protein MSQQLPFRVRATDIIHRSTVLGLVGICVVGLGSISFNIYMNSDYAKMNRNKLKFDPEQTKEN